In the genome of Dickeya fangzhongdai, one region contains:
- the ppiC gene encoding peptidylprolyl isomerase PpiC has translation MLKERTMANTAAALHILVDTEQQATDILAQLEKGADFQQLAKKHSTCPSKRNGGDLGEFRKGDMVPDFDKAVFSCELLKPFGPVKTQFGYHIIKVLYRN, from the coding sequence TTGCTCAAGGAGCGTACTATGGCAAATACCGCGGCAGCATTGCACATTCTGGTGGATACTGAACAACAGGCCACCGATATTCTGGCTCAACTGGAGAAGGGAGCGGATTTTCAGCAGTTGGCAAAAAAACATTCAACCTGCCCGTCAAAACGTAACGGCGGCGATTTGGGAGAATTCCGCAAAGGCGATATGGTGCCGGATTTTGATAAAGCGGTGTTTTCCTGCGAACTGCTCAAACCCTTCGGCCCGGTCAAAACCCAGTTCGGCTACCACATTATCAAGGTGCTGTACCGTAATTGA